The following coding sequences lie in one Streptomyces sp. NBC_01224 genomic window:
- a CDS encoding transposase: protein MRRLLALRVRGELKTGHVRVAADALGVSERTVWRWLAEAGRDERAADEPGARAQTGTRFTITPEVRALLALWKGNVAAVQRELAARAAGRPVADVGTQAGPPPGTALPPDVPSLTTLHRAIRRDLMPGERAGLAGGERAARKHDVFLARPRGWRNQVWETDHMQAPVLVDVEGKARRPWITWFTDCATNAITGVAVTPVHPSRESVLAALRSAVLREEPYGPFGGLPEKVRVDRGKDFLSRTVTAAFDLLDVTVEDLPAYTPHLKGTVEGLNRAVESMFLAALPGYARQPRPGKRASRPKDEVLLGFEDFTARLLAWTLWWNTEHRPAPLRGKTPLEAWQDDPTPLRDVPATDLWTFTLEDAGTRTLTTRGIRFRKRDYVGPWMTGQAGIQVRVRFMPHHDHRIEVYHAATGRYLGPADLADQATDEQISAVRRARAARTRRLKKDLEASQRERYAAVNQPEAPRRLGALTTAQAEAELAQTADTDLAQIALPDLIPPAAPPADWRTPASLAALTTPGLPVPLPSGRDSTATAPDGSDGRAARPTTDEDGDAS from the coding sequence GTGCGTCGGCTGCTCGCTCTGCGGGTGCGGGGCGAGCTGAAGACCGGCCATGTCCGGGTGGCGGCGGATGCGCTGGGGGTGTCGGAGCGCACCGTGTGGCGGTGGCTGGCCGAAGCCGGCCGCGACGAACGGGCAGCTGACGAGCCCGGGGCACGGGCCCAGACCGGCACGAGGTTCACGATCACACCGGAGGTCCGCGCGCTGCTGGCGCTGTGGAAGGGCAATGTCGCCGCGGTGCAGCGTGAGCTCGCTGCCCGCGCGGCCGGGCGCCCAGTAGCTGATGTCGGTACACAGGCCGGGCCGCCGCCGGGTACAGCTCTGCCGCCGGATGTGCCGTCGTTGACGACGCTGCACCGGGCGATCCGTCGTGATCTGATGCCGGGGGAGCGGGCCGGGCTTGCGGGTGGGGAGCGGGCGGCGCGCAAGCATGATGTGTTCCTGGCCCGGCCGCGGGGCTGGCGCAACCAGGTGTGGGAGACCGACCACATGCAGGCGCCGGTGCTGGTCGATGTCGAGGGCAAGGCCCGCAGGCCGTGGATCACCTGGTTCACCGACTGCGCCACCAACGCGATCACCGGGGTGGCCGTCACGCCGGTGCATCCGTCGCGGGAGTCGGTGCTGGCCGCGCTGCGCTCTGCGGTCCTGCGGGAGGAGCCCTACGGTCCGTTCGGTGGTCTGCCGGAGAAGGTACGGGTGGACCGCGGCAAGGACTTCTTGTCCAGGACGGTGACCGCCGCGTTCGATCTCCTGGACGTGACGGTGGAGGACCTGCCCGCCTACACCCCCCACCTCAAGGGCACCGTGGAGGGCCTCAACCGGGCGGTGGAGAGCATGTTCCTGGCCGCGCTGCCCGGCTACGCCCGCCAGCCCCGCCCCGGCAAACGGGCTTCCCGCCCGAAGGACGAAGTGCTGCTCGGCTTCGAGGACTTCACCGCCCGGCTGCTGGCCTGGACGCTCTGGTGGAACACCGAGCACCGCCCGGCGCCGCTGCGGGGCAAGACTCCGCTTGAGGCGTGGCAGGACGATCCCACCCCGCTGCGGGACGTGCCCGCAACAGATCTGTGGACGTTCACCCTGGAGGACGCCGGCACTCGCACGCTGACCACCCGCGGCATCCGCTTCAGGAAACGCGACTACGTGGGGCCGTGGATGACCGGCCAGGCCGGGATCCAGGTCAGGGTCCGCTTCATGCCCCACCACGACCACCGCATCGAGGTCTACCACGCCGCCACTGGCCGCTACCTGGGTCCCGCGGACCTGGCCGACCAGGCCACCGACGAACAGATCAGCGCTGTACGAAGAGCGCGGGCCGCCCGCACCCGCCGCCTGAAGAAGGACCTGGAGGCCTCCCAACGCGAGCGCTACGCCGCCGTGAACCAGCCGGAGGCGCCTCGGCGGCTCGGCGCGCTGACCACCGCGCAGGCCGAGGCGGAACTTGCCCAGACTGCCGACACCGACCTCGCGCAGATCGCGCTGCCGGACCTCATCCCGCCCGCCGCGCCCCCGGCCGACTGGCGCACCCCAGCTTCCCTGGCCGCGCTGACCACGCCAGGCCTGCCCGTCCCGCTCCCGTCCGGCCGTGACTCCACCGCTACAGCCCCGGACGGCTCGGACGGACGGGCCGCACGTCCCACCACCGACGAAGACGGAGACGCCTCGTGA
- a CDS encoding ATP-binding protein, whose protein sequence is MTAATYQYVDLPDASVVTTRALLTARENITDTVAARAMMCIHGGAGFGKTLAVNTCLRNLEPHEDVRKITFRARPTARAVRYELFTALDLAGEPPRHPSEFDRLLKTALAERPRTFLVDEAQWLNGEACG, encoded by the coding sequence GTGACCGCGGCCACCTACCAGTACGTCGACCTGCCCGATGCGTCCGTGGTCACCACCCGCGCCCTGCTCACCGCCCGGGAGAACATCACCGACACCGTCGCCGCCCGCGCCATGATGTGCATCCACGGCGGCGCCGGCTTCGGCAAGACCCTCGCCGTCAACACCTGCCTGCGAAACCTCGAACCGCACGAGGACGTCCGCAAGATCACCTTCCGGGCCCGGCCCACCGCCCGAGCGGTGCGCTACGAACTGTTCACCGCGCTCGACCTGGCCGGGGAACCACCGCGCCACCCCAGCGAGTTCGACCGCCTGCTGAAAACCGCCCTGGCCGAGCGCCCCCGTACCTTCCTGGTGGAT